The genome window CTCTAGGGTTGCACGCCTACCCTTCTTTTCGGCCCTCAATGGGAAGGGGGACACGGCCCCCACGGTCCAAGGCAGAAGTGATGTTGACTAGCTGAAGCTCTCCAGGCTCCCAGAGTCCCCCTAAGGCTGAGAGGAAGCGGCTGGCAGGTGTTGAGGGCAGCACCTCCTCCACATCATGGCTGCGCACCAGGAACTCGGCTTGGTATGGCAGCAGGGGGCCTGGGAAGGCCAGGTAGACACCTCAGGCTGCACCCAGCCCCACCTCTGCCCTGCAAAGCCTCCCCGAAGCTCCTCCCCACATCCCTGCACACCCCTTCAGGCCCCTCAATGCCCCATCCACCACAGACCCCAATGAGCCAAGGCCCCATAGTCTCTGCAACACAGTGGGTAACAGAACTCCAgagcctggaatcccagcccaGCACCCACTCCCTAAGAGCCTTGTCCCCACTTTCCAGGATGCCCTGCTCCATGCCTCTCCAAGCCTCTTCTGTCCACAGCCCCCTTCCCTTCCGGGAGAGATTCCCCAAGACTGGCATTGGTGGGGAAGGGATGGGCCACAGCTAGAGGTACCTTCCGGGTCCCCAATCTCCAGCACCAGCCTCTGCTGAGTGGTATCAAAGCTGTCCCGATTGTAGGCTGTGACCTGGGGGATGGGAAAGACATCTGAGAGGTGGGTTAGGGGAGAAACATGGCACAGCAGGGGCCTGGCAGGAGAGGACTCAGATACCAAATTAgagatatgtaaattatatgtaaatgacTGTGAATGAACACCCAATCCCGACGTGTAGGGCTGCTCCTAGGAGGCCACTCTGGCCCACCCCTGTGATTTTCTCAGAGTCCTTGACGGCACCTCAATGACCTGGCGCCCACGATCTTCTGGGGTGGCAGAGCCGTAGAGGAAGCCAGGGTGTTGGGGGCTGCGCTGGGTGTAGCGGAGCCACCGGGGCAGGTCTGGGTGTCCCTGGAGGTGGGCGTGGTAGGTGATGTGGACAGCGGGTGGGACAGCTGGTGGAAGCAAGGAGAGGGGCTTAGAGTCACAGCAGGAGTCCTGCGGGGTACACCCCAGCCCACCCGCCTGGGTGCCTGTCAGGCCGCTCACCGACATGCTCAGGAAGGCTCAGAAACGTCTCATGGTCCAAGGTGTGCACAAAGACACGGCCCACAAGTGGGTGTAGCGTGGTCTGCTGGGCCTCGGTGTCCCCTAGCCCTGCCAGGAGAACTGTGGGGACCCCACAAGTCCCAAACACACAGACCAGcctcagtcctgggcaggggACAAACTCCCTTCCCCACCAAGTCCTTGGAGCCCCTATGGCATCAAGAGAAGCGCTTCCTTTGCTGCGTCCCAGGAAGGgattggggtggaggtgggggagcaGGCCCTGCTGGGCTAGACATTTTAATCGTCTGGGTTTCCGGATTCTCGGGAGAGCCTCTCCCGCAACCTTTCCATTCCTTGTTTTAGGCCCCTATTAACGGTGCAGTGGGCAGGGACTGATGTTTGACTGGGAagagtgtgtgtgagggtgtgtgtgtgtgtgagggtgtgtgtgtgtgtgcgtgagggtgtgtgtgagggtctgtgaggatgtgtgtgagggtgtgtgtgcacgtgagagtgtgtgagagagggtatgtgagggtgtgtgtgtgtgaaagtgtgtgtgggggtgtgtgtgtttgagagtgtgtgtgtgagggcaTGTGTAAGAGTGTGGGGgtatgtgggggtgtgtgtgacagtgtgtgACGGTGTGTGTATGAgggtatgggtgtgtgtgtgagtgtgtgtgaggatgtgtgtgagagtgtgtgtgagggtgtgtgtgagagggtgtgtgtgagagtgtgtgggtgagggtgtgtgtgagggtatgtgtgagggtgtgtgagggtgtgtgtgagggtgaggtgtgtgagggtgagggtgtgtgtgtgagggtgtgtgagggtgtgtgagaGGGTgtttgagggtgtgtgtgtgtgcgagggtgtgtgtgtgagggtgtgtgtgagagtgtgtaacggtgtgtgtgtgtgagagtgtgtgtgatggtgtgtgtgtgtgtgtgtgtgtgtgtgtgagggtgtgtatCTGTGAAAGGCACTGGGAAAAGAATTCCATGCTAAATGTCCAAGAATctagaggagaggaagaggggccAGGAGCCTACAGAGGTGGAAGGGtagccatctgggcctggagacCCCACCTTCCTCCCCTAAAATATAGGTTAGAAGAAGGGCTGCCCTAGAGGCCAGCAGGAGCTGAGCAAAAGGAATCCTAAGCCCAGGAGAGGAGCAGAGGACCTGGCCGCCAGCTCCACCCTCCCTCCTGGGGCCAAATTTAGCCTGGGCTTAGAAGCTTCGGCCTAGCCAGCTCATTAAAGGGCCCACAACCCTTTGGGCCTGTGCTGTCAGACCCACCCCGGCCCTAGGACACCTCCAGCCCTCAGAGCTCCCAACCCCCTCATCCCAgagcccagctcccagccccattCCCTGGATCCCCAGCCGGCCATGGCATTAACACCCCAAAGCCCTTCTGGCACCTGCCTCACCCAACCCAGATCCCTCTTCTGCGGGCCCTCCACACCTCCATCTTACCACCCCTAAATCCCACCCCCTCATCCTGGGCCTCCCCACTGAACAAGGCACCAACTTGCCCAAGAGGAGAGGAGTCCAGAAGAGCGTCGCAGCCATGGCTGCCCAGCCGGGCCCGCCCCGTGAGTGACAGAGacagggggcagggaggagaggagggaaggagggaggtggcTCGGGGCAGCTGGGTCCCAGCGtcagcctcccctccccgcctGGAGCATGCACCGAATCTGGGATAGACACCCTCCTCACACTCATTGTCCCTCCAACCATCCCCTCCAGTGGCCACAGTGTTTTTTAAACCACCAACCTGGCCACCTCCATCCTCCCTTAAAACTCTGATGGTTCTCATGGCCCCTGAGTTCCCAGCTCATCCCCAGTTGGTGGCTTTCTGGCCCGTCCTGAACCTGGTCAGCTGGTCTAGAATCCCGTCCTCTGCCCCTACCCTTCCAACCCCAGGCCCCTGCTCAGCCGTTCCTGCCTAGCTTGGCAGACTCTCTCAAGTCTCCATGCCGTCACCCAGGCTTTTCCCTCTGCCTACAGTTCCCTTCCCACCTTCATTCAAGCAGCAACCTTCCGGTCACCTTTCCAGACTCTGCACAGATGTCCTCTCCTCTCTGAAGCCTTTCTGACCTCCCTTCTTCTGCTAGGCCAAGCTGGATGTCCCCTTTGCCCCTGCGTGCTTTCCTGGGCACAACCCAACCACACAGACTGCTCCAAGCTCCTCGAAGACTAGGATCTTGTCACGTTTGTATCCTTTGgcctggcacagggcctggcaacTAGTAGGTGTAGCCGGCTGGTGGCAGCTTCCTTAACAGCAAATGTAGGTGCCATCCACCCAGCCTTTATCCCCAGTCCAAGCACTTCGGTGTGGAGGTCTAGCAAGCCCTGGACAGGACCAGCCAGGTAGAGACAGGTGAGCGGAGGAGGCGCCCTCTCTGGCCCATGGAGTCAGGGCTTGGCGCCCAGACTTGGAGGTCTGGAGGTGGGCACGAGTCCCCCCTTGGCCACTTGCTGGGGATGCGGCCTTGAGTGCACCATTTGCCCTC of Nomascus leucogenys isolate Asia unplaced genomic scaffold, Asia_NLE_v1 Super-Scaffold_258, whole genome shotgun sequence contains these proteins:
- the SGCA gene encoding alpha-sarcoglycan, translating into MAATLFWTPLLLVLLAGLGDTEAQQTTLHPLVGRVFVHTLDHETFLSLPEHVAVPPAVHITYHAHLQGHPDLPRWLRYTQRSPQHPGFLYGSATPEDRGRQVIEVTAYNRDSFDTTQQRLVLEIGDPEGPLLPYQAEFLVRSHDVEEVLPSTPASRFLSALGGLWEPGELQLVNITSALDRGGRVPLPIEGRKEGVYIKVGSASPFSTCLKMVASPDSYARCAQGQPPLLSCYDTLAPHFRVDWCNVTLVDKSVPEPADEVPTPGDGILEHDPFFCPPTEAPDRDFLVDALVTLLVPLLVALLLTLLLAYVMCCRREGRLKRDLATSDIQMVHHCTIHGNTEELRQMAASREVPRPLSTLPMFNVRTGERLPPRVDSAQVPLILDQH